A DNA window from Rhipicephalus sanguineus isolate Rsan-2018 chromosome 8, BIME_Rsan_1.4, whole genome shotgun sequence contains the following coding sequences:
- the LOC119403248 gene encoding neprilysin-1, producing MSHCADISPDERDAPYSARPEEGSPLQDPRCTTVQTRSRAQIMVARTPSRLPYFAVCSVGLLMVAVGVAVTTYKLHAGDAIMALFNSSMELLRRGVNGSAGGGSGLDNVMSGANPTYLAKHERKVLVSQSTCSSDVCVWAENYLRGRLNSTVNPCTDFYAHVCSRHWEAVDLEMQSRAYRERAAGMMMADIERFFRDYLKENEERYHKYPGVFLHQAISLLPKCESEEKNDKNFTSLRSLLAEYNLGGWPYKKAPRGANIVTVAAFLGRDLGVFPFARVLLRRPFEDDRGYTVHIDAPSLTLKRYNLAYLNEPPENFTQKVAIALSLFDQKLDVSEEAEAIVRLEKRLQGIMGAPHFTEFQDRTKRVGQLDHTGKWNWKEYFSILSQDLETFQKDKPVAVMNNEYISKLAPIINETDTVTLLNYIGYRLVVHLSPLLARAASPLLRLSHDDYLEFVPDRRQACMHLLERLYKHGMRFFGRMTFSKTNSTLLLKHYDYSLSGLEVQLKSSMTDRLLSSSSWLDRSAIGIGVDKIENMRLVVLGSTDDINTIASYYNFNASPLDPSHLIGSFRELQASTMNTYWETKPPKDDLDARYDHTALSPGHEYFFGRNVLFIPHANIAFLNDISKSVEPVLFPLVLAEIFRGMFGAVDRRGATVDHNLAVATWWNSDEMSKFSQLELCFQDQYYVEIRDLIGDNFEARLRLEENIADNAIIGPLHDMYMKVLMSQDGADRLKISVDDRQLDMEQLFFVLYAVGLCDNTNREAWMRTLKFGDIPGRLRVNIPLMNFAKFSSAFSCTSGMPMNPVRKCTIW from the coding sequence ATGTCCCACTGCGCCGACATAAGTCCGGACGAGCGTGACGCCCCGTACTCTGCGAGGCCAGAAGAGGGCTCGCCGCTGCAGGATCCCAGATGCACGACTGTCCAGACACGGTCGCGGGCGCAGATCATGGTGGCCCGCACGCCCAGCCGCCTGCCGTACTTTGCTGTGTGCAGCGTGGGCCTCCTCAtggtcgccgtcggcgtcgccgtcaccaCCTACAAACTACACGCGGGTGACGCAATCATGGCCCTCTTCAACAGTTCGATGGAGCTGCTTCGACGCGGAGTCAACGGATCAGCGGGCGGGGGGAGTGGCCTCGACAACGTTATGTCCGGAGCGAATCCGACCTACCTGGCCAAGCACGAAAGAAAAGTCCTCGTGTCTCAATCCACGTGCAGTAGTGACGTGTGCGTGTGGGCCGAAAACTACCTGCGCGGCCGGCTGAACTCGACCGTCAACCCGTGCACGGACTTCTACGCGCACGTGTGCTCACGGCACTGGGAGGCGGTCGACTTGGAGATGCAGTCGAGGGCGTACAGAGAACGggccgccggcatgatgatgGCGGACATCGAGAGATTCTTTCGGGACTACCTGAAGGAAAATGAAGAGCGCTACCACAAGTACCCCGGCGTGTTCCTGCACCAGGCCATCTCGCTGCTACCAAAGTGCGAGTCCGAAGAGAAGAACGACAAGAACTTCACGTCCCTCCGAAGCCTGCTGGCAGAGTATAACCTCGGTGGCTGGCCGTACAAGAAGGCGCCCCGCGGTGCTAACATCGTCACCGTCGCTGCTTTCCTGGGCCGAGATCTTGGCGTCTTCCCGTTTGCCAGGGTGCTCCTCCGGAGACCTTTCGAGGACGACCGAGGCTACACCGTGCACATCGATGCACCTAGCCTGACGCTGAAGAGGTACAACCTAGCGTACCTCAATGAACCGCCGGAGAACTTCACTCAGAAGGTGGCCATCGCGTTGTCCCTCTTCGACCAAAAGCTAGACGTAAGTGAAGAAGCAGAAGCCATTGTCCGTCTTGAGAAGAGACTACAAGGCATTATGGGTGCTCCGCACTTCACCGAGTTTCAAGACCGAACCAAGCGCGTTGGACAACTCGACCACACCGGAAAGTGGAACTGGAAAGAGTACTTCAGTATACTCTCTCAGGACCTGGAGACCTTCCAAAAAGACAAGCCGGTGGCTGTTATGAACAACGAGTACATCAGCAAGCTTGCCCCCATTATCAACGAGACAGACACTGTGACCCTTCTCAACTATATTGGCTACCGCCTCGTCGTCCACCTGTCTCCACTTCTCGCCAGGGCGGCCAGTCCTCTGCTGCGCTTGAGTCACGACGACTACCTGGAATTTGTACCAGATCGACGTCAGGCTTGCATGCACTTGCTGGAACGACTCTACAAGCACGGCATGCGCTTCTTTGGCCGGATGACCTTCAGCAAGACCAACTCGACGCTCCTCTTGAAGCACTACGACTACAGCCTGTCGGGTCTCGAAGTGCAGCTCAAGAGCAGCATGACGGATCGCcttctctcttcctcctcctgGTTAGATCGCTCCGCGATTGGCATAGGTGTCGACAAGATCGAGAACATGCGCTTGGTCGTCCTTGGCAGCACGGATGACATCAACACCATCGCCAGCTATTACAACTTCAATGCGTCGCCGCTCGACCCAAGCCACCTGATCGGGAGTTTCCGGGAACTGCAGGCAAGTACCATGAACACCTACTGGGAGACCAAGCCTCCCAAGGACGACTTGGACGCCAGATACGACCACACGGCCCTTTCGCCGGGACACGAGTACTTCTTCGGTCGTAACGTGCTCTTCATTCCACACGCAAACATTGCCTTCCTCAACGACATCTCCAAAAGTGTTGAGCCGGTACTGTTCCCACTTGTCCTCGCTGAAATCTTCCGAGGCATGTTCGGGGCAGTGGACAGGCGCGGAGCCACAGTGGACCACAATCTAGCAGTGGCCACTTGGTGGAACTCCGATGAGATGAGCAAGTTCTCGCAGCTGGAGCTCTGCTTCCAGGACCAGTACTACGTCGAGATACGGGACCTCATTGGGGACAACTTCGAGGCGAGGTTAAGGCTGGAAGAGAACATCGCTGACAACGCCATCATCGGTCCGCTGCACGACATGTACATGAAGGTTCTCATGTCCCAGGACGGCGCCGACAGGCTTAAGATCTCCGTAGACGACCGTCAACTGGACATGGAGCAGCTGTTCTTCGTCCTTTATGCTGTGGGGCTATGCGACAACACGAACCGCGAGGCCTGGATGCGGACACTGAAGTTTGGCGACATTCCCGGTCGGCTCCGAGTCAATATTCCGCTCATGAACTTCGCGAAGTTCTCATCTGCTTTCAGTTGCACTTCAGGAATGCCCATGAATCCGGTGCGCAAGTGCACAATCTGGTGA